A window of the Syntrophothermus lipocalidus DSM 12680 genome harbors these coding sequences:
- a CDS encoding TIGR00266 family protein produces the protein MQLEILYRPSYSLAVVKLNPGEGIQAEPGAMVSMSPTISLKTEMKGGFMGALKRKVLGGESFFVSNYVAEGGSGEVTLAPAVPGDVMGLVLNNETYFVQSGSYLAGDTSLQIDTKFGGAKTFFAGEGLFLLKISGSGMLILTSYGAIMEKKLVPGERYVVDTSHIVAFQSTVNYSIKKAAAGIMSTITSGEGLVCEYEGPGTIFLQTRSTRAFLDWLIPLLPAKEG, from the coding sequence GTGCAGTTGGAAATTCTTTACCGTCCTTCATATTCTTTGGCGGTGGTGAAGCTTAACCCAGGGGAAGGCATACAGGCGGAACCAGGAGCTATGGTCTCTATGAGCCCTACCATAAGCTTGAAAACGGAAATGAAAGGAGGGTTCATGGGAGCCCTGAAGCGCAAAGTTCTGGGCGGGGAAAGTTTCTTTGTCAGCAACTACGTGGCGGAAGGCGGCAGCGGTGAAGTTACACTGGCACCGGCTGTACCCGGGGACGTAATGGGCCTGGTTCTCAACAACGAGACCTACTTCGTCCAGTCGGGTTCTTACCTGGCAGGTGACACCAGCCTTCAGATCGACACCAAATTCGGAGGAGCCAAAACCTTTTTCGCAGGCGAGGGGCTGTTCCTTCTCAAGATCAGCGGCAGTGGGATGCTGATATTGACCAGTTATGGAGCTATCATGGAGAAAAAACTGGTGCCAGGAGAGAGATACGTAGTGGACACCAGTCATATCGTGGCTTTTCAGTCAACCGTTAATTACTCCATAAAGAAAGCCGCAGCCGGGATAATGAGTACCATCACCAGCGGCGAAGGCCTGGTTTGCGAATATGAAGGTCCCGGCACCATCTTCCTGCAGACCCGCAGCACCCGCGCATTCCTCGACTGGCTGATCCCGCTTTTGCCGGCTAAGGAAGGGTAA
- a CDS encoding TIGR00266 family protein, whose product MEQEILYSPEYAVAKIKLLPGESVIAEPGAMIAMTPNLEVKAEFARGGVLKSMARSFFGKESFFTTTFTALGEAELVLGRGQPGDMWCVSLNNETIYAQSGAFVACTPGVHVNAGWGGARGFFAGNMLFLLEITGTGLVWLATFGALRETTLGLGEDYVIDTGHVAGFHGNTMYTVTSAGGFKSFLTSGEGFVCRFRGPGKVWTQSRNAVAYAWWIDKYRPVKRSSRDHD is encoded by the coding sequence TTGGAACAGGAAATACTCTATTCCCCGGAGTACGCGGTGGCTAAAATCAAGCTGCTCCCGGGAGAGAGCGTGATCGCTGAGCCGGGAGCCATGATCGCCATGACCCCGAACCTAGAAGTAAAAGCAGAATTTGCCCGGGGCGGGGTTTTGAAAAGCATGGCCAGGTCCTTTTTTGGCAAGGAGTCTTTCTTTACCACTACGTTTACCGCTCTGGGAGAAGCCGAACTGGTATTGGGGAGGGGTCAACCGGGTGACATGTGGTGCGTTTCTTTGAATAACGAGACTATCTACGCGCAGTCCGGCGCCTTTGTCGCCTGTACCCCTGGAGTCCATGTCAATGCCGGGTGGGGAGGAGCGAGGGGGTTCTTTGCCGGAAATATGCTATTTCTGCTTGAAATCACGGGAACAGGACTTGTCTGGCTGGCTACTTTCGGCGCTCTCAGGGAGACAACACTCGGGTTAGGAGAAGATTACGTTATCGACACAGGCCACGTAGCGGGGTTCCACGGGAACACGATGTACACGGTGACTTCGGCAGGCGGCTTTAAGTCGTTTCTCACCAGCGGTGAAGGTTTTGTCTGTCGTTTTCGCGGTCCAGGCAAAGTCTGGACCCAGAGCCGCAATGCGGTCGCCTATGCATGGTGGATCGATAAGTACCGTCCGGTCAAGCGCAGCAGCCGAGACCATGATTGA
- the pilO gene encoding type 4a pilus biogenesis protein PilO, which yields MAALLKRRLFSLGFAEQWKLRLIFAILLSFLGLWAAYKWYFHPHLNNINRLKTEQAEMGKAVARAEKERWDDIQGMQKDIAGFDEKLAELREVVPDYQDLPGVTVYISGLAEKCGVKPAWKGDRKSGIKIEKPVSRSGYTTYDLKLNIYGSPYQVYAFLKGIEEMPRLVQIENLQLEVVAFDNVLCSLTLRVFVLGRPQKDPGSYPFMSFVMPKSWPYEMLKPSVLEQVNSQGSATAAPPSPVNAGEETGGGYPGPSTEISNPK from the coding sequence ATGGCAGCATTGTTGAAACGCAGGCTTTTTTCATTAGGGTTCGCTGAACAATGGAAGTTGAGGCTTATTTTCGCTATTTTGCTGTCCTTTTTGGGCCTCTGGGCAGCGTATAAATGGTATTTCCATCCTCACCTGAATAACATAAACCGGCTCAAAACTGAACAAGCCGAGATGGGAAAGGCCGTAGCCCGGGCTGAAAAGGAACGCTGGGATGACATCCAAGGGATGCAAAAGGATATCGCGGGCTTCGATGAGAAGCTGGCAGAATTGAGGGAAGTCGTGCCCGATTACCAAGACCTGCCCGGGGTTACGGTTTACATATCAGGGCTGGCTGAAAAATGCGGGGTCAAGCCGGCTTGGAAAGGTGATCGCAAATCAGGAATAAAGATAGAAAAACCGGTCAGCCGCAGCGGCTATACCACCTATGACCTGAAGCTTAATATCTACGGTTCGCCCTACCAGGTATACGCTTTTCTAAAAGGGATAGAAGAAATGCCGAGGTTGGTCCAAATCGAGAACCTGCAGTTGGAAGTCGTGGCGTTCGATAACGTGCTGTGTTCGCTCACCCTGCGGGTCTTTGTTCTTGGTCGGCCGCAAAAAGATCCTGGAAGTTATCCTTTTATGAGTTTTGTGATGCCAAAATCCTGGCCTTATGAAATGCTGAAGCCGTCTGTCCTAGAGCAGGTGAACAGCCAAGGCTCAGCAACTGCTGCACCCCCATCCCCGGTTAATGCTGGAGAGGAGACGGGAGGCGGGTATCCCGGCCCAAGTACGGAGATCAGCAATCCTAAGTAG
- a CDS encoding PilN domain-containing protein: MATRVVAKDVNFLPQAVLLERDKKRRLTQRLKTAVVAGLLAGIAFSLPLYVEARERYQLELLTARYRELEKGRPYREELVAKEKQYFREKAVVEKLKKENISVVAIIDAIYDALPPGLWVTDIEVEAGRAVRLKCEATSTLAAARFMAGLDSLGLFDRIETNEVPLGSGVAQVEFYLSLKAGGGSSPRN; encoded by the coding sequence GTGGCAACGAGGGTAGTAGCCAAAGACGTTAATTTCTTGCCGCAAGCGGTACTCCTGGAAAGGGATAAAAAGAGAAGATTAACACAGCGGCTCAAAACGGCGGTTGTCGCAGGGCTTTTGGCCGGAATAGCCTTTTCTTTGCCATTGTATGTGGAGGCACGCGAACGTTACCAGCTCGAGCTTTTGACTGCTCGTTACCGGGAGCTGGAAAAAGGGCGGCCCTACCGCGAAGAACTGGTAGCCAAGGAAAAACAATACTTCCGGGAAAAGGCGGTCGTGGAAAAACTGAAGAAGGAAAACATCTCGGTGGTTGCTATCATAGACGCCATTTACGATGCTCTTCCACCAGGGCTCTGGGTGACCGATATAGAGGTGGAGGCAGGGAGGGCCGTTCGGCTGAAGTGCGAAGCCACCAGTACCTTGGCTGCTGCCAGGTTCATGGCTGGGCTTGATTCCCTAGGACTATTCGATAGGATCGAAACTAACGAGGTGCCCCTAGGTTCGGGCGTTGCCCAGGTTGAATTTTACCTTTCCCTTAAGGCCGGAGGCGGGAGTTCGCCCCGCAATTGA
- the pilM gene encoding type IV pilus biogenesis protein PilM gives MFRRNKLYISLEENCVRLLLGRADGKRVFVEGFAALSLEEGLGRARDAGDLFAVGERIKNLAQEQGLSAKRYMVVLDRRGIVARTARVPVLKPRLLDRFLRNEMGSFLPVDPEEYVSDYAVLQMVEEGNEKYYQVFLAGVPRFMVEQVGVMAQAWDAYVEAVEVAPRSVLRLFQRSSQPDSLVLNLRADGGFVMVMEKRGLLVYADLPFASLAGVEAGEVAREVRGYLDFYSSRNQGKTIDQVRLAGQAGCDGEWVRELAEFLPVPVEMLAASGVGLAVCGRRAEAFSQAECAYAALIGALLRKG, from the coding sequence ATGTTTCGGAGGAACAAGCTTTATATATCACTGGAAGAAAACTGCGTGCGGCTGCTTCTGGGCCGGGCAGATGGCAAGCGTGTGTTTGTCGAGGGGTTTGCTGCCTTGTCTTTGGAGGAAGGCCTGGGGAGAGCACGGGACGCGGGCGATCTCTTCGCGGTAGGGGAACGGATCAAAAACCTTGCTCAGGAACAAGGATTATCGGCGAAACGATACATGGTGGTCCTGGACCGAAGGGGCATTGTGGCGAGAACGGCCCGGGTGCCGGTTCTTAAACCGCGCCTTTTGGACCGGTTTCTGCGTAATGAGATGGGATCGTTCCTGCCGGTGGATCCTGAAGAATACGTTTCAGATTATGCAGTGCTGCAAATGGTAGAAGAGGGAAACGAAAAATACTATCAGGTCTTTCTAGCCGGTGTCCCTCGCTTCATGGTGGAGCAGGTCGGGGTCATGGCCCAGGCGTGGGATGCGTACGTAGAGGCGGTCGAAGTCGCTCCACGCTCCGTATTGAGGCTGTTTCAGCGTTCGTCTCAGCCAGACAGCCTTGTTTTGAACCTCAGAGCGGATGGGGGCTTTGTGATGGTAATGGAAAAACGGGGTTTGTTGGTGTATGCCGATTTGCCGTTCGCCAGCCTTGCTGGGGTTGAGGCGGGCGAAGTGGCGAGGGAGGTAAGGGGTTACTTGGATTTTTATTCATCGCGCAACCAAGGAAAAACCATTGACCAGGTCCGGCTAGCAGGACAAGCAGGCTGTGATGGCGAATGGGTGAGAGAATTGGCCGAATTTTTGCCGGTTCCCGTAGAAATGCTGGCTGCTTCGGGAGTAGGGTTAGCTGTTTGCGGTCGCCGGGCAGAGGCCTTTAGCCAGGCAGAATGTGCGTACGCTGCTTTGATCGGCGCGCTTCTGAGAAAGGGTTGA
- a CDS encoding chitobiase/beta-hexosaminidase C-terminal domain-containing protein, producing MLKPRNHSTRGAALVMVIIITLILLSIGTTMLVVSSGDLHTSRTITGIDDTRIVPPCTVEPPEADPPPGTYDRRLDVALTSTLPGVSIYYTTDGEDPTPQSQLYVEPITIATSTTVKAIAVKDGITSTIAVFEYVILRPATPEASPPPGYYAQPQTVTLSTTTPGAVIHYTLNGEDPTTDSPVYVGPITIGISTTIKAIAVKNGLQSDIAQFSYDIGTGFAFIDRDYDNRYDPGEEIVPRQRLESGQVLATPYRLVIPQGVGTISPSWFTKVDYRAGNGIVIGKGVEINTWLAPICLDGGSGPVIIDQARVGNETPLFGTTAVTLKGGTVTVSGQGQTRAGIYSSLGDIAVNTVSGQLAVERSDIKVGFGGISLDSSAGVVLDRGKIQAFSTVSINAEEQIEVSRTKISSLLGQAVLNAQGTVRLFDPGNPNENSTIEAASGIKISSQTGGIEAKHVDCTTFAGDVLLDAHGAIDASGSSLRISTGGAIRITSLGDIDVSQAVLDAGLTGEIVMTAGTLNPLRSIYVNQAVFRDWDDRAQAYPRDLVNSIAVKIVGRPREGSITNGIITVP from the coding sequence ATGCTGAAACCGCGAAACCACAGTACAAGAGGCGCAGCCCTGGTGATGGTCATCATTATAACCTTGATACTCTTAAGTATTGGGACCACAATGCTGGTGGTCAGTTCCGGAGATCTGCATACCAGCCGCACCATTACTGGTATTGACGATACTAGGATAGTTCCTCCGTGTACTGTGGAGCCGCCTGAAGCCGACCCGCCGCCCGGCACTTATGACCGACGCCTGGATGTAGCTCTGACATCGACGTTACCTGGAGTGTCGATCTACTATACTACTGACGGTGAGGATCCGACTCCCCAGAGTCAGCTGTACGTGGAGCCTATAACGATAGCAACTTCTACTACTGTAAAAGCAATAGCGGTTAAAGACGGCATAACCAGTACGATTGCGGTATTCGAGTACGTTATATTGAGGCCGGCGACTCCCGAAGCATCGCCCCCGCCAGGGTACTATGCACAACCGCAAACGGTTACGCTTTCAACTACGACCCCGGGAGCCGTAATCCATTACACGCTGAATGGCGAGGATCCGACTACAGACAGCCCGGTGTATGTAGGACCTATTACTATAGGAATATCGACAACCATTAAGGCCATAGCAGTAAAAAACGGCCTGCAAAGCGATATCGCTCAATTCAGCTACGACATAGGTACCGGGTTTGCTTTCATAGACCGCGACTATGACAACCGTTATGATCCGGGCGAAGAGATCGTGCCCAGGCAACGTCTGGAGAGTGGGCAGGTATTGGCAACCCCTTACCGGCTGGTAATCCCGCAGGGGGTAGGGACCATTAGCCCGTCCTGGTTTACGAAGGTAGACTACCGAGCTGGCAACGGTATTGTTATTGGAAAAGGGGTAGAAATAAATACCTGGCTGGCTCCGATCTGCCTTGACGGGGGGAGCGGCCCAGTGATTATCGATCAGGCCCGGGTAGGCAATGAAACGCCGTTGTTTGGTACAACCGCTGTGACGTTAAAAGGAGGAACGGTTACTGTCTCCGGACAGGGGCAAACCCGGGCGGGGATTTACAGTTCACTGGGAGACATAGCTGTAAATACGGTTTCAGGTCAACTGGCGGTGGAGCGGTCTGACATCAAGGTCGGGTTTGGCGGAATTAGTTTGGACAGCTCAGCAGGTGTGGTCCTTGATAGAGGTAAGATTCAAGCATTTTCAACAGTTAGCATTAACGCCGAAGAACAAATTGAAGTCAGCAGAACAAAGATTTCTTCCCTTTTGGGACAAGCCGTTCTGAATGCCCAAGGAACGGTCCGCCTTTTTGACCCGGGTAATCCTAATGAGAATAGTACTATAGAAGCGGCGTCCGGAATTAAAATAAGCAGCCAAACCGGTGGTATAGAAGCCAAGCATGTCGACTGCACGACTTTTGCGGGCGATGTTTTACTTGACGCCCACGGAGCAATCGACGCCAGCGGCAGCAGTCTTAGGATATCAACGGGCGGAGCTATCCGTATAACCAGTCTCGGCGACATTGACGTTTCCCAGGCGGTGCTAGACGCCGGGTTAACAGGGGAAATAGTTATGACCGCCGGTACGTTGAACCCGCTGCGTTCAATTTATGTAAATCAAGCAGTCTTCAGAGACTGGGATGATAGAGCGCAGGCCTACCCAAGGGATCTCGTCAACAGTATTGCGGTCAAGATAGTAGGGCGTCCGCGGGAGGGCAGCATAACCAACGGTATTATTACCGTTCCTTAG
- a CDS encoding type II secretion system protein encodes MITSEKMLAKERNRKLTEGTGSHHNRSSRGFTLLEVMLVLAVLAVVLGIVGGILKAYFGMLFSFLVERENIAEARAAMEAIVDVLDEARRERKWTLEVDPTGTKILGREGEGEPHQVLSIDEDHSAECRLYRGSDRSLYRYDENEGDWLEVAKYVDSLEVSTVLGTDIKPYIDGGSEVLELPDDAVFFRVTVETDKEGSGEAACRVTTYVYSGWISD; translated from the coding sequence ATGATTACTAGTGAGAAGATGCTTGCTAAAGAAAGGAATAGAAAATTAACTGAAGGGACTGGCAGCCACCATAACCGTTCGTCACGCGGCTTCACTCTGTTAGAGGTAATGCTGGTGCTAGCGGTTTTGGCAGTAGTATTGGGGATAGTGGGAGGGATATTGAAGGCGTACTTCGGCATGCTTTTTTCATTTTTGGTCGAACGGGAAAACATAGCCGAAGCAAGGGCAGCCATGGAGGCGATTGTTGACGTTTTAGATGAAGCGCGCAGAGAACGCAAGTGGACTCTGGAGGTTGACCCGACCGGGACTAAGATATTAGGAAGAGAAGGAGAAGGAGAGCCGCACCAAGTGCTGAGCATAGACGAGGACCATTCCGCGGAATGCCGGTTATACAGGGGTAGCGACCGGTCTCTTTATCGCTATGACGAAAACGAAGGCGACTGGCTGGAAGTGGCAAAATACGTTGATAGCCTTGAGGTTTCTACGGTGTTAGGCACGGATATAAAGCCGTACATAGATGGGGGTTCGGAGGTATTAGAACTTCCTGACGATGCTGTTTTTTTCCGTGTTACAGTCGAAACGGATAAAGAAGGCAGTGGCGAAGCGGCCTGCAGGGTAACGACCTATGTGTACTCGGGTTGGATCAGCGATTGA
- a CDS encoding type IV pilus modification PilV family protein → MARKRRGGFTLIEVLIAVGVLAAVLTVMTGMVKVAYQLLGDSCRELQRAYTERSVLEIAAVLAASGKLSSQGGEVWVYPLKIREKGVEKDLLFYEGPYPKEWKAKIKYEGNRVSAEIYGRNDENDY, encoded by the coding sequence ATGGCAAGAAAAAGGCGTGGCGGGTTTACTCTAATAGAGGTGTTGATCGCGGTAGGTGTACTGGCGGCGGTCTTGACTGTAATGACCGGGATGGTAAAGGTTGCTTACCAGCTCCTAGGTGACAGCTGCCGCGAATTACAGAGAGCATATACCGAGAGATCTGTGCTGGAGATAGCTGCCGTGCTGGCCGCATCTGGAAAACTTTCCTCACAAGGCGGCGAGGTGTGGGTGTACCCGCTCAAGATTCGGGAGAAAGGGGTAGAAAAGGATCTTTTGTTTTATGAGGGACCTTATCCCAAAGAATGGAAGGCGAAGATAAAGTACGAAGGGAACCGTGTTTCAGCAGAGATTTACGGCAGAAATGACGAAAATGATTACTAG
- a CDS encoding prepilin-type N-terminal cleavage/methylation domain-containing protein codes for MKSLHRGFSLLELLLVIGLLCLVIAVAVPNFKPVLHEADLEQSVRVLEVDLGWARAAARAAKTRVCVRFDERGYSVYKENGGLQEELRRREWPGAATLESLNPALSGNVFGFNERGRPITADGSELTHEITITVGSAGSSRAQVKVKPYTGRVEVVYP; via the coding sequence ATGAAGTCTCTTCATCGTGGCTTTAGTTTGCTGGAACTCCTTCTGGTCATCGGGCTCCTGTGCCTGGTGATAGCGGTGGCCGTGCCCAATTTCAAGCCGGTGCTGCATGAAGCCGACCTGGAACAGTCGGTGCGGGTGCTGGAGGTCGACCTGGGATGGGCCCGGGCGGCGGCCCGTGCCGCAAAGACGCGGGTGTGCGTACGGTTCGACGAAAGGGGCTACTCGGTGTACAAAGAGAACGGAGGCCTGCAAGAAGAGCTGCGCAGGCGTGAATGGCCCGGCGCCGCGACGTTGGAAAGCCTAAACCCGGCTTTGAGCGGTAACGTATTCGGGTTTAACGAACGGGGACGGCCGATTACCGCGGACGGTTCGGAACTCACTCATGAGATCACCATAACGGTCGGCAGTGCTGGCAGCAGCCGGGCTCAGGTGAAAGTGAAACCTTATACCGGCAGGGTGGAGGTCGTATATCCGTGA
- a CDS encoding type II secretion system F family protein, with protein sequence MPEFSYAGVNAAGHLEQGVLQADSAVMAESLLREKGILPVYVRSKAWWLQWRAPVTKKIGSQSLAVLCRQMAMVLRSGMGVSDGLELVSRQVSDRLLRREALRLYREVLSGRSLSEAMMAEDSLIPGLLARMVATGEASGNLEQILHNMSQYYQQRYETEKRVKGALIYPALLMVVGIGLLAYVFAFLIPQVESLLHSAGARLPLVTRIILGITHFLQNHFLALTVVLVAVLLAGTLYLATPQGKFLWDRTVAKLPLVGNVVRNVVTVRFASTAAMVFRSGIPVLPALELLRENAGNEVAARALDKAVEGVRRGDTIAYHLATTGYFDPLVVQMIRVGEETGSLDEIMQQMADFYEKEAQTGIAQLMSLLEPVMVLIMGLVVGTIVLSVMFPLFDLVSSFKR encoded by the coding sequence AATCCTGCCGGTTTATGTCAGAAGCAAGGCTTGGTGGCTGCAGTGGAGAGCGCCGGTTACCAAGAAAATAGGGTCCCAGTCCCTGGCCGTTTTGTGCCGGCAGATGGCCATGGTTCTGCGATCGGGGATGGGTGTGAGCGATGGACTGGAGCTGGTCAGCCGCCAGGTCAGCGACAGGCTCTTGCGAAGGGAGGCTCTGCGGTTGTACCGCGAGGTCTTGAGCGGCAGGAGTTTGTCGGAAGCCATGATGGCGGAGGACAGCCTGATACCCGGTTTGTTGGCCAGGATGGTGGCCACCGGAGAAGCTTCGGGTAACTTGGAGCAGATACTGCACAACATGAGCCAGTACTACCAGCAGCGGTACGAGACGGAGAAGCGGGTGAAAGGGGCATTGATATACCCGGCCCTGCTGATGGTAGTGGGCATCGGCCTCTTGGCTTATGTTTTTGCTTTCTTGATTCCCCAGGTTGAGAGCTTGCTCCATTCGGCAGGGGCAAGACTGCCTTTAGTGACGAGGATTATTCTGGGCATCACGCATTTTTTGCAGAACCATTTCCTGGCTCTAACCGTGGTACTGGTAGCGGTGCTATTGGCGGGGACCTTATACCTGGCTACTCCTCAGGGCAAGTTTCTCTGGGATCGAACCGTAGCCAAACTACCTCTAGTTGGAAACGTAGTCAGGAACGTGGTTACAGTTCGTTTTGCCAGTACGGCGGCCATGGTATTTAGGAGTGGCATACCGGTATTGCCAGCTTTGGAGCTCCTGCGGGAAAACGCTGGCAACGAGGTGGCGGCAAGGGCTTTGGACAAAGCGGTGGAAGGGGTAAGACGCGGCGATACGATAGCCTACCACCTGGCAACTACTGGCTATTTTGACCCCCTGGTCGTACAAATGATAAGGGTAGGCGAAGAAACCGGCAGTCTGGACGAGATCATGCAGCAGATGGCGGATTTTTACGAAAAAGAGGCCCAAACCGGTATAGCCCAACTCATGAGCCTTTTGGAACCGGTCATGGTATTGATCATGGGGCTAGTAGTCGGCACCATCGTTCTTTCGGTTATGTTTCCGCTTTTTGACCTGGTGTCTTCTTTTAAACGCTGA